The Rana temporaria chromosome 13, aRanTem1.1, whole genome shotgun sequence genome has a window encoding:
- the LOC120920735 gene encoding Fc receptor-like protein 5 isoform X4 — MDGAMYGLQLPFPIILISLIGQLGSAARPVVTFNPDWNKIHIGQYTTMTCNMEPPASLYYWYRNNNELFTKQKVLAFYAGPEHSGNYKCRTSTGGTSEIVTLSVINGPVILQAPLYIYEGDNISLQCYSPSRSLATQTIFYRNNRTIQKSTTNDTLQLKSTDLKDTYKCAKQFLLTAISRTYSAETTISYTENSRTVPVTFTPDWSKLLTGDDITMTCHGGNNVTYQWLQNGTLVAEGQIYTITSAQVGHSGIYQCRTSHGDSLPFSLEVSDGPLILQAPIFVYRRRDINIKCHSRPEYSAHGIRLYKNNDFIYGHLHVFSISFHDGNYNYSGRYRCEQVLSRNEYITHTDEVSLHVRDLFSKPVITTKLYPVTKENNMTLICDTSLSPIRQGTKLQFAFYRDGREVQKFSSSRQYKVQSTQPKDSGNYSCEVRTPTNSVIKRSEELYFQIQGENHKKDYKTVNIIRLVLSGCVLFLGCVFLIHHIKTEVITPSKK, encoded by the exons GATCTGCAGCAAGACCGGTGGTGACCTTCAATCCAGACTGGAATAAGATCCACATAGGACAATATACAACAATGACCTGTAATATGGAGCCTCCTGCATCTCTCTATTACTGGTACCGTAATAACAATGAGCTATTTACAAAGCAGAAGGTTTTGGCTTTTTATGCTGggccagaacacagcgggaattATAAGTGCCGGACCAGCACTGGCGGTACAAGTGAGATCGTCACACTGAGCGTTATCAATG GTCCGGTCATCCTCCAGGCTCCTCTCTATATATATGAAGGTGACAACATATCTCTCCAATGTTACAGTCCATCTAGATCACTGGCAACACAGACAATATTCTACAGGAACAATCGGACAATCCAGAAATCCACCACCAATGATACTTTACAATTAAAATCTACCGACCTGAAAGACACCTACAAATGTGCCAAACAATTCCTCCTCACTGCTATCTCTCGTACTTACAGTGCTGAAACCACTATTTCCTATACAG AAAATTCCAGGACTGTTCCAGTGACTTTCACACCAGACTGGAGCAAGTTACTTACAGGAGACGATATAACAATGACCTGCCATGGAGGAAACAACGTGACTTATCAGTGGTTGCAGAATGGTACGTTAGTGGCAGAAGGACAGATCTACACAATCACATCTGCCCAGGTTGGGCACAGCGGGATCTACCAGTGCCGGACAAGTCATGGTGATAGTTTACCATTCAGCCTGGAAGTCAGCGATG GTCCTCTTATCCTGCAGGCTCCAATCTTTGTGTATCGGAGAAgagatataaatataaagtgtCACAGCCGTCCTGAATATTCTGCACACGGGATAAGACTCTACAAGAATAATGATTTCATATATGGACATCTCCATGTTTTCTCTATCTCCTTTCATGATGGAAACTACAACTATTCTGGAAGATACCGATGTGAACAAGTATTATCCCGGAATGAATATATAACGCACACAGATGAAGTGTCCCTACATGTCAGAG ACCTGTTCTCAAAGCCAGTTATTACCACCAAGCTGTATCCAGTGACAAAAGAAAACAACATGACTCTGATATGTGACACAAGTCTCAGTCCAATCAGACAGGGGACAAAACTGCAGTTTGCTTTCTACAGAGATGGACGAGAGGTACAGAAATTTAGTTCATCTCGCCAATATAAAGTCCAGTCCACTCAGCCAAAGGATTCTGGGAATTATTCCTGTGAAGTGAGAACTCCGACCAACAGTGTCATCAAAAGAAGTGAAGAATTATATTTCCAGATACAAG GAGAAAACCACAAAAAGGATTATAAAACAGTGAATATAATACGTCTGGTATTGTCGGGCTGTGTGTTGTTCCTCGGTTGTGTTTTCCTCATTCATCACATCAAGACAGAAGTCATTACACCCTCTAAGAAATGA